ATATTTATGTATTTGCACGGGTCTGAAGGAGGAAGCATCATGAACCCCAGAGAACTGCTTCCGGTATATCGACACCGGGAAAAGAATCCCGGTCCTCGATGAAAGCATGGGAACGCTTCTCGCGGTAAAGGGCTGGAATCCCCCCCTTCCGGAGGAAATGGACCTCGGCAGTCCGGAAATCGCGGAACCCATCCATGGGTCCTACCTGGCAGCCGGGGCAAGGGTACTCGACGTCAACGGGGGGCCTTCCCACCATCGGCCAGGAAGCGGCCATGAAGGCCCCACCGGGATCTGGGGACCGCCATCATCAAGGAGACCGGTGGGCCGACATCCTCTCCTCCCTTCCCCTGGATCCCATCCGCATCGCCTGGGACTTTCCGGGGGAACGGGACATAGACGAACAGGCGTCACCGTCTTCACCCGAGGAAAGAGCACGGACCTGGGGCTGTTCGGAAAGAGAGGTCCGCCTCTTCGAAGAGCTTCCGACGAAGTTCCGGACAAAATAAGGGGATGGGGAAAATTTTCGGATCTTTTCGGGAAGGGACCGGAGGATTCCAGGGGAAAAGCGCCGCCGGGACTGATCTCCGGCGGCGCTTTTCGTTCATCCCCCGAGGTAGGCCTTGATGATCTCGGGATCCCGCGCGAGATCAGGTCCGCTGCCGCTCTTGACGAACCGCCCCGCCTCGAGGATGTATCCCCTGTCGCTGATCTCCAGCGCCCGGGTGGCGTTCTGCTCCACGAGCAGCACGGTCATTCCCGCGTCCCGGATCTGGAGAATGGTCTCCATGAGGGTATCCACCAAGATGGGCGCCAGGCCGAGGGAGGGCTCGTCAAGAAGCAGAATCCTGGGGCTTCCCATGAGAGCCCTGGATATGGCCAACATCTGCTGCTCCCCCCCGGAAAGGGTGCCGGACCGCTGTTTCAGCCGCTGCTTCAGTATGGGGAAGAGGCGGAAACAGCGCTCGAAATCCTCTGAGAGCCCATCGTCCTTTTTTCTCCTGTACGCTCCCATGATCAGATTCTCCTCCACGGTGAGGGCCGAGAAGAGACGGCGCCTCTCCGGGACGAGGGCGAGGCCCCGGGCCACCACCTCGTGGGGCTTCGCCGGAAGAGGCTTGCCGAAAAGC
Above is a genomic segment from Aminivibrio sp. containing:
- a CDS encoding ABC transporter ATP-binding protein → MTVLRVDGLHVHYGTIHAVQGISFSLEEREIVSIVGSNGAGKSTVMWTLAGVAERSGGAVELFGKPLPAKPHEVVARGLALVPERRRLFSALTVEENLIMGAYRRKKDDGLSEDFERCFRLFPILKQRLKQRSGTLSGGEQQMLAISRALMGSPRILLLDEPSLGLAPILVDTLMETILQIRDAGMTVLLVEQNATRALEISDRGYILEAGRFVKSGSGPDLARDPEIIKAYLGG